From the Tripterygium wilfordii isolate XIE 37 chromosome 6, ASM1340144v1, whole genome shotgun sequence genome, one window contains:
- the LOC120000936 gene encoding piezo-type mechanosensitive ion channel homolog isoform X1: MGRLLNGVLLPILLLTAALLKWSLISLADLLAFLFIQYSAPKIGFQFWRGSLVSWHILIFSLLAVLSHAIFHILCAIEGAQWSFADAHWVKLIGFLRVTSWKSSSEVYFLVVQVVAAFVSWAGIYKNRFELNSQTDSFTGHLYSSLVLIGSRLRVLCCLLLPPVQLVVGISHPSWASFPFFICSGIGLVDWSLTSNFLGLFRWWRYLLPYAGVHIALLYVYQLPVEFSGLSLWVAEFAGLYKVSVQSEWSEICSGLSLLFFYIMLSWIRCDLTEMEFIMSTRESNLTQQLLPLKHSFFIRELRSGVRHSNVLLRRSILRTFSINFFTYGFPISLLALSFWSFHFASLCAFGLLAYVGYILYSFPSFFHLHRLNGLLLVFILLWAASTYVFNVEFGVINNTLQKDMKVWETVGLWHYPIPGFYLLAQYCLGVLVALGNLVNNSIFLYLSDGDGESPNDDGTVEGSEDTKVTIVATIAWGLCKSSRALVLLLIFFNALKPGFIHAVYMVFFMMYLLSHTVSRRIRHSLILLCEVHFAILYILRLDLISKALEQGGSFFLEVLSQLGFLNHASSGDFLRIAVLACFCAIHNNGFEMVSSFSAIVQHFPCPPIGFSIFRAGLIKSVVLSLYISKSSKRQLSNSSPEQRVALYLSTVGNKFRLVYRACGTSIAFVTILLTVYLVSPNYTSFGYLFFLLLWIIGRQLMEKSMKCFWFPLKIYALAVFILIYSMSVFSSLRVWLSSGVDLSSVFGYNFEASIFENVWEPLAVLIVIQLYSYERRQSKYLRPNDNDEQEAGVFISAKHLLYQHSEKILNISLFYASLSSISAFGFIYIIGLVICSGVSRSSRVPAKVLLVYSGFLVMVEYLFQLCGDRDGMFPGQENSSLFLFLGLRLYNPGFFGLESGMRGKVLVVVACLLQYNAFHWLGKMPCDVRSGGKSARPYALFGTGEKPSDDCTDYEKESESTVSRPLIEKLKTATHSWPSFNACTSGSLDPMFSGRRDSEGSNNCKCSNGYARESFKENHKWTRKRIILLRKERLLLQKSTLKLLIKFWKENMFNVFGLEINMIALLLASFSVLNAISLLYVTSLAACIILPRHVISKLWVIFIFVFGSVVTLEYLGLWLNLTLWKLHIPTGARCNDCWRISNLHFEYCKKCWLGLAVDDPRMLISHYVVFMLACFKFHADQYNLTGSQLYQHLMSQFTNASGLSDLSFEMQGLWTSLDYFRLYSYCHLLDLVLSLVLITGTLEYDVLHLGYLGFALIFFRMRREILKKKNIIFKFLRMYNFALIVFSLAYQSPFVGEPCVGNCEMGDYVSEVIGFHKYDYGFRITSRSALVEIVIFMLVSLQSYMFASREFDYVSKYLEAEQIGAILHEQEKKAAWKTAQLQRVRCFEEQKRLRNLQVEKIKSEMLNLQIQLTKMNAAGTCASTSPQSEGTENGNNSPLNTCTVNSILDKEEVFFKPDPVYDSLVSFDFYGSPRGERSGSLPAANFRNHSMDSFTEITELNMKGVNEVTWHSNSGDQAKIKAKVNPLVSAVHLIGDGVSQVQSFGNRAVSNLVSFLNIENEETDSFVSFSTDHSSDDGMNDAIGSQETDCECMAHMLSVQSVGEHAVPSAACLQIRMIFCYIWAQIRSNNDFVCYCSFILIFLWNFTLLSMVYPAALFLYALCVNTGPSNLFWVVMLIYTEICILFQYLCQIIIQHCGLTFDVSLLQELGFPARRIMSSFVIRNLPLFLVYIFTLLQTTITARDGEWAMAKCVGIHKRRNQCQEEAVTSNGFMTRIVTLLLSTSRNVIRRLFRSLCRYWKSLTKGAETPPYFLQLSMEVNLWPEDGIQPERIESGINKSLDVVHDRRWHAKSRNHLHLASRVRIQSIERSPENDSIGLAVFEVLYASPPLECTHEEWYKSLTPASDVANEILEAHHTGIFKEIGFPYLILSVIGGGKREVDLYAYVFCADLAVFFLVAIFYQSVIKNNSEFLEVYQLEDQFPKEFVFILMMIFFLIVIDRIIYLCAFATGKVIFYLFNLLLFTYSIMRYAWYVDPSHKHAGRLALRAIYFTKAISLALQAVQIRFGVPRESTLYMQFLTSSVSQVNYLGFRLYRALPFLHELRCVLDWSCTTTSLTMYDWLKLEDIHASLFLVKCDVDLNRARHQQGHKQTKMTKFCNGICLFFVLMCVIWAPMLMYSSGNPTNIANPIKDASVRIDIKTVSGRLTLFQTTLCKKISWEEAGDSNLNLDPQGYLTAYSGKDIQLICCQADASTMWLVPPIVQARYMKSLTGSMGITFSWQFTRDRPKGKEVVKYELVVQDQDLPKASQVIKVLNGSTNSFTIYNVYPRYFRVTGSGDVRSLEHVVELVGGDLVLNRGNPEWWSFHDINASYVTGCGNIAGPMAIIVSEETPQGILGETLSKFSIWGLYITFVLAVGRFIRLQCSDLRMRIQFENLPSCDRLLAICEDIYAARAEGELKVEEVLYWTLVKIYRSPHMLLEYTKLD, encoded by the exons ATGGGAAGGCTTCTCAATGGCGTTTTACTGCCAATACTGCTGTTAACAG CTGCATTGCTCAAGTGGAGCTTGATATCTTTGGCTGATTTGTTAGCCTTTCTTTTCATTCAGTATAGTGCTCCGAAAATTG GTTTTCAATTTTGGAGGGGATCTCTGGTTTCATGGCATATTCTTATCTTTTCCTTGTTGGCTGTTCTTTCGCATGCCATATTTCATATTCTGTGTGCTATTGAGGGGGCCCAATGGAGCTTTGCTGATGCCCACTGGGTGAAGCTAATTGGTTTCTTGAG AGTTACATCTTGGAAGTCTTCGTCTGAGGTTTATTTCTTGGTTGTACAAGTAGTAGCTGCTTTTGTCTCATGGGCTGGAATCTACAAGAACAGATTTGAGCTGAATTCACAAACAGATTCGTTTACAGGGCATCTATATTCTTCTCTTGTACTTATAG GTTCTCGTCTTAGGGTTCTGTGCTGCTTATTATTGCCCCCTGTACAGCTCGTTGTGGGTATCAGTCACCCATCTTGGGCTTCATTTCCTTTTTTCATTTGTAGCGGAATTGGGCTTGTTGATTGGTCTTTGACGAGCAACTTTCTCGGCCTTTTTCG GTGGTGGAGGTATCTTTTACCATATGCAGGTGTACACATAGCCCTACTGTATGTATATCAACTCCCTGTTGAATTTTCTGGGCTTTCCCTCTGGGTGGCTGAATTCGCTGGGCTTTATAAAGTTTCTGTTCAGTCAGAGTGGTCAGAAATATGTTCTGGTCTTTCACTGCTATTCTTCTATATCATG TTATCTTGGATTAGATGTGATCTTACAGAAATGGAGTTTATCATGTCCACAAGAGAGAGCAATTTGACTCAGCAACTTCTTCCCTTAAAGCATTCATTTTTTATTCGTGAATTAAG ATCTGGTGTAAGGCATTCCAATGTTTTGTTGAGGAGATCCATCTTGCGAACTTTTAGTATCAACTTTTTTACTTATGGTTTTCCG ATTTCCTTGCTCGCCCTTTCCTTTTGGAGTTTTCATTTTGCAAGTCTATGCGCTTTTGGACTGCTGGCATATGTTGGCTACATTTTATACTCCTTCCCTTCTTTCTTTCACTTGCACCGGTTAAACGGCTTGCTTCTTGTTTTCATTCTCTTGTGGGCTGCTAGCACCTATGTCTTCAATGTGGAATTTGGTGTCATAAATAACACACTGCAGAAG GATATGAAAGTCTGGGAAACTGTTGGTTTATGGCATTACCCAATTCCAGGATTTTATCTACTTGCACAGTATTGTCTCGGTGTCCTTGTTGCTTTGGGCAATCTTGTGAACAACTCTATTTTCCTCTACTTATCTGATGGAGATGGAGAATCACCAAATGATGATGGAACTGTCGAAG GGAGTGAAGATACCAAAGTAACGATTGTGGCCACAATTGCATGGGGACTGTGCAAAAGCTCTCGTGCTCTAGTGCTGCTGCTGATATTTTTTAATGCTCTGAAAcctgggtttattcatgctgtATACA TGGTTTTCTTTATGATGTATCTGTTAAGCCATACCGTTAGCAGGAGAATACGACATTCCTTGATTCTTCTATGTGAGGTGCATTTTGCGATATTGTATATTCTTCGGCTAGATCTAATCTCCAAAGCACTGGAGCAGGGAGGCTCCtttttcttggaagttttatCTCAGTTGG GTTTTCTTAATCATGCTAGTAGTGGCGATTTCTTGAGGATAGCTGTGCTTGCATGCTTCTGTGCCATTCATAATAATGGCTTTGAAATGGTGTCCTCATTTTCAGCAATCGTGCAGCATTTTCCATGCCCTCCAATTGGATTTAGCATCTTCAGAGCTGGTTTGATTAAATCGGTCGTATTATCACTTTATATCTCTAAAAGTAGCAAAAGGCAGCTGAGCAACTCTTCTCCTG AACAAAGGGTAGCCTTATATTTGAGCACGGTGGGGAATAAGTTTCGTTTAGTTTATCGAGCGTGTGGAACCTCAATTGCTTTCGTGACAATTCTTCTCACAGTGTACCTAGTAAGCCCTAATTACACCTCATTTGGTTACCTATTCTTCCTTTTATTATGGATTATTGGAAGACAACTCATGGAAAAGTCAATGAAGTGCTTCTGGTTTCCTCTAAAAATATATGCACTTGctgtatttattttgatttatagCATGAGTGTCTTCTCAAGTTTGCGGGTATGGCTGTCCAGTGGTGTTGATCTTTCTTCTGTCTTTGGCTATAACTTTGAAGCTTCTATATTTGAAAATGTTTGGGAACCCTTAGCTGTACTAATTGTAATTCAACTCTATAGCTATGAAAGGAGACAGAGCAAATATCTAAGGCCAAATGATAATGACGAACAAGAGGCGGGTGTTTTTATTTCCGCAAAACATCTTTTGTATCAGCATAGTGAGAAGATTCTGAACATTTCCTTGTTCTATGCATCTCTATCCTCCATCAGTGCTTTTGGTTTCATTTATATTATAGGCTTGGTGATATGTTCTGGTGTATCAAGATCTTCAAGAGTTCCTGCAAAAGTACTTCTGGTTTATTCAGGATTTCTTGTGATGGTTGAATATCTTTTCCAGCTGTGTGGTGATCGGGATGGTATGTTCCCTGGTCAGGAGAATTCTAGTTTGTTCCTTTTTCTGGGCTTACGACTCTATAATCCTGGTTTCTTTGGTTTAGAATCAGGCATGAGAGGAAAAGTTTTGGTCGTTGTTGCATGTTTACTTCAATATAATGCATTCCATTGGTTGGGAAAGATGCCCTGTGATGTTCGAAGTGGAGGAAAGTCAGCAAGACCTTATGCTTTGTTTGGCACTGGAGAGAAACCCTCTGATGATTGTACAGATTACGAAAAAGAAAGTGAATCAACGGTTTCCAGGCCACTGatagaaaaactaaaaacaGCAACACATTCTTGGCCATCTTTTAATGCTTGTACATCTGGAAGTTTAGATCCTATGTTTTCTGGGAGAAGAGACTCTGAAGGCAGTAACAACTGTAAATGTTCAAATGGATATGCCAGAGAAAGTTTCAAAGAGAACCATAAGTGGACCCGAAAGCGGATTATTCTCTTGAGAAAAGAAAGGCTTCTCTTGCAGAAGAGTACTTTAAAGTTACTTATCAAGTTTTGGAAAGAGAATATGTTCAACGTTTTTGGCCTTGAAATCAATATGATAGCTTTACTTCTAGCCAGCTTCTCTGTGCTCAATGCCATCTCTTTACTCTATGTTACATCACTGGCAGCATGTATTATTTTGCCAAGGCATGTCATATCAAAACTTTGGGTCATATTTATCTTTGTGTTTGGTTCCGTTGTCACCCTTGAGTACTTGGGCCTCTGGTTAAATCTGACGCTCTGGAAGCTGCATATTCCAACTGGTGCACGGTGTAATGACTGTTGGAGAATCTCTAATCTTCACTTCGAGTACTGCAAAAAATGCTGGTTAG GACTTGCAGTTGATGATCCTCGGATGCTTATCAGCCACTACGTAGTTTTCATGCTTGCTTGTTTCAAATTCCATGCTGACCAATACAATCTCACTGGGTCACAGTTGTATCAACATCTGATGTCTCAGTTTACGAATGCATCTGGATTGAGTGATCTGTCCTTTGAAATGCAAGGGTTGTGGACATCTCTCGACTATTTTAGGCTCTACAGTTATTGTCACTTGCTAGATCTCGTTCTTTCTTTGGTTTTAATTACGGGAACTCTTGAATATGATGTTCTTCACCTGGGCTATCTTGGGTTTGCTCTAATTTTCTTCCGCATGCGGCGtgaaattttaaagaaaaagaatataatCTTCAAGTTCTTGCGGATGTACAACTTCGCTTTAATCGTCTTTTCCCTTGCCTATCAATCCCCTTTTGTGGGGGAACCTTGTGTGGGAAACTGTGAGATGGGAGATTATGTTAGTGAAGTGATTGGATTTCATAAATATGATTATGGGTTCCGGATCACTTCAAGATCTGCACTAGTCGAGATTGTCATATTTATGCTTGTATCACTACAATCTTACATGTTTGCATCCCGGGAATTTGATTATGTTTCCAAATATCTTGAAGCAGAGCAAATTGGTGCCATATTGCATGAGCAGGAGAAGAAGGCTGCCTGGAAGACTGCACAGTTGCAACGTGTTCGTTGCTTTGAAGAGCAGAAGCGTCTCCGTAACTTACAAGTCGAGAAGATCAAATCGGAGATGCTTAATCTTCAAATTCAACTTACCAAGATGAATGCTGCTGGAACTTGTGCTAGCACTTCTCCTCAAAGTGAAGGCACTGAGAATGGAAACAATTCTCCCTTGAACACATGCACAGTCAATAGCATTCTAGACAAAGAGGAAGTTTTTTTCAAGCCAGATCCAGTATATGATTCTTTAgtttcatttgatttttatgGGTCTCCAAGAGGTGAAAGAAGTGGAAGTCTACCAGCTGCAAACTTCAGAAATCATTCAATGGATTCTTTCACTGAGATCACTGAATTAAATATGAAAGGTGTCAATGAAGTGACTTGGCATTCAAATAGTGGCGATCAGGCAAAAATCAAAGCTAAGGTAAACCCATTAGTTTCAGCAGTACATCTGATAGGTGATGGAGTTTCTCAAGTACAATCTTTCGGTAATAGGGCTGTTTCGAATCTTGTGAGTTTCTTGaacatagaaaatgaagaaacagaTTCCTTCGTGAGTTTCTCAACTGATCATTCATCTGACGATGGGATGAATGATGCCATAGGGAGTCAGGAAACAGATTGCGAATGTATGGCCCACATGCTTTCTGTGCAATCTGTTGGTGAGCATGCCGTGCCCAGTGCTGCATGTCTGCAGATTCGTATGATCTTCTGTTATATATGGGCCCAAATTCGATCAAACAATGATTTTGTGTGTTACTGTTCCTTCATCCTGATATTCTTGTGGAACTTCACTTTGCTTTCCATGGTTTACCCTGCAGCTCTCTTTTTATATGCTCTCTGTGTGAATACTGGTCCAAGTAACTTGTTCTGGGTCGTCATGCTAATCTACACAGAgatttgtattttatttcagTATTTGTGTCAAATCATTATCCAACACTGTGGATTGACCTTTGATGTGAGTTTGCTTCAGGAATTAGGATTTCCTGCACGTAGGATCATGTCGTCGTTTGTAATAAGGAACTTACCACTTTTTCTAGTGTATATATTTACACTCCTGCAAACCACCATAACTGCAAGAGATGGTGAATGGGCAATGGCTAAATGTGTTGGCATTCACAAGAGAAGAAATCAATGTCAGGAAGAGGCTGTAACTAGTAATGGGTTCATGACAAGAATAGTGACCTTGCTATTATCAACTTCTCGAAATGTGATCAGGCGGCTCTTTAGAAGCCTCTGCAGGTATTGGAAATCTTTGACAAAAGGAGCAGAAACTCCCCCTTACTTTTTGCAGCTGTCTATGGAAGTAAATTTGTGGCCTGAGGATGGTATTCAGCCAGAGAGAATTGAATCAGGAATAAACAAATCACTTGATGTTGTTCATGATAGAAGATGGCATGCAAAGAGTCGAAATCATTTGCACTTAGCGAGTAGGGTTCGTATTCAAAGCATTGAAAGGAGTCCCGAAAATGATAGTATAGGTCTTGCTGTTTTTGAGGTATTATATGCATCTCCTCCATTAGAATGTACTCATGAAGAATGGTACAAATCACTAACTCCAGCATCTGATGTAGCCAATGAGATTCTAGAAGCTCATCATACTGGTATCTTTAAGGAAATAGGATTCCCATACCTGATACTTTCTGTAATTGGGGGAGGCAAAAGGGAAGTAGATCTGTATGCGTACGTATTTTGTGCTGATTTGGCTGTTTTCTTCTTGGTGGCCATTTTCTACCAATCAGTCATAAAAAACAATAGTGAGTTCCTTGAAGTCTATCAGCTTGAAGACCAATTCCCGAAGGAGTTTGTTTTTATCTTAATG ATGATCTTTTTCTTGATAGTAATTGATCGCATCATATACCTCTGTGCATTTGCAACTGGAAAAGTTATCTTCTATCTTTTCAATCTTCTCCTTTTCACATATTCTATCATGAGGTATGCTTGGTATGTGGATCCATCTCATAAACACGCTGGAAGATTAGCACTCCGTGCTATATATTTCACGAAGGCAATATCTCTGGCTCTACAGGCTGTACAAATCCGATTTGGGGTTCCTCGTGAAAGCACTTTGTATATGCAATTTTTGACAAGTAGTGTGTCACAAGTCAATTATTTAGGTTTTCGACTTTACCGAGCCCTACCATTCCTTCATGAACTGCGATGTGTACTCGACTGGTCGTGTACAACTACATCGTTGACCATGTATGATTGGTTAAAG TTGGAAGATATTCATGCAAGCTTGTTTCTTGTCAAATGTGATGTGGATCTGAATAGGGCTAGACACCAACAAGGACACAAGCAGACCAAAATGACTAAATTCTGCAATGGGATATGCTTGTTCTTCGTACTGATGTGTGTTATATGGGCTCCTATGCTG ATGTACAGCAGTGGTAATCCGACGAACATTGCGAATCCTATTAAGGATGCCAGTGTCCGAATTGATATAAAAACTGTCAGTGGAAGGCTTACATTATTTCAGACAACTTTGTGCAAGAAGATCTCATGGGAAGAAGCTGGTGATTCAAATCTAAACCTGGATCCTCAGGGTTATTTAACAGCATACAGTGGGAAAGACATTCAATTAATTTGTTGCCAAGCTGATGCTAGCACTATGTGGCTTGTTCCCCCTATTGTCCAGGCCAGATACATGAAATCTCTAACGGGAAGCATGGGCATTACTTTTTCTTGGCAATTTACCAGGGATAGACCCAAAGGAAAGGAAGTGGTGAAATATGAATTAGTTGTTCAAGATCAGGATCTTCCGAAAGCTTCACAAGTGATAAAAGTTCTAAATGGTAGCACCAATAGTTTCACAATATATAATGTCTATCCAAGATATTTCCGGGTCACTGGTTCTGGTGATGTGCGGTCTCTTGAACATGTG GTAGAACTAGTTGGTGGGGATCTTGTTCTCAATCGTGGCAATCCAGAGTGGTGGTCTTTCCATGATATAAATGCATCATATGTAACTGGATGTGGCAACATAGCAGGACCCATGGCCATAATTGTCTCTGAAGAAACTCCGC AGGGCATTCTTGGTGAGACATTAAGCAAGTTCAGCATTTGGGGCCTTTACATTACATTTGTGCTAGCAGTTGGCAGGTTCATTAGACTGCAATGTTCTGACCTGAGAATGAGAATACAATTTGAGAACCTTCCTTCTTGCGACAG GTTGCTAGCAATATGCGAGGATATTTATGCTGCAAGAGCGGAGGGTGAGCTTAAGGTGGAAGAGGTACTGTATTGGACCCTCGTGAAAATTTATCGATCTCCTCATATGCTGCTCGAGTACACTAAGCTGGACTAG